A window from Carassius carassius chromosome 40, fCarCar2.1, whole genome shotgun sequence encodes these proteins:
- the LOC132122038 gene encoding eukaryotic elongation factor 2 kinase-like isoform X3, translating into MADEELMFSMEELVGSARDGPRNGCAESTRSFQDSNASDDEDDLRICPITDDPISPTKGCFNYQNNVLCNQQLSNSLPKNSFTYRATWKHAIEKAKAMPDPWAEFHLEEIEKEHCTRYRYNAITGEWAKDDIFIKVSSQPFGKGAMRECYRAKKLSNFSHSSNWKSASNYVAKRYMDTVDRIVYFEDVKLQMVAKLWGEEFNRYRPPKKVDIMQMCVVEMTSRPGSPLFHLEHYIEGKYTKYNSNSGFVRDDNIRLTPQAFSHFTFERSGHQLIVVDIQGVGDLYTDPQIHTEKGTDFGDGNLGVRGMALFFHSHLCNKICRSISLTRFDLSPSEIAQLDRTNKMLQSAQTVLRGCEEHCGSPRVRTTSLGHTPVLLTRLSETSLVDESSDTDSVPCSPLTTGISAGRSSMGWSFMNEMNDTHRANADHKDSENGGDSGCPSEKRSEGDLVEHHSQGRPYYNGHYSESDEDSVRRLTDEKWSFYHSSRSHIHRPSCVAMEVERLNSMLLEKKIGQSILGKVHLAVVNYHEGGRFCEKDEPWDQLSAMYHLERAAMCGELEAIVALGQCYLQLPHHILPEIELEASEENSKKGFRFLLQAAEARDRPSMILVARAFDTGLSLSSDRVMDWKQAVHWYDSALKMTDYDEGGEFDGIKDEPRYLLLARLAEMYQEGGHNLDADPQRAGDLFNEAADAAMEAMKGRLANQYYMKAEEAWSLMEE; encoded by the exons ATGGCTGACGAGGAGCTCATGTTTAGTATGGAGGAGCTGGTGGGAAGTGCTCGGGATGGACCTAGGAATGGATGTGCTGAGAGTACACGGTCTTTCCAAGATTCCAATGCAAGCGATGATGAAGATGACCTCCGTATCTGCCCCATCACTGACGACCCCATAAGCCCAACCAAAGGTTGCTTTAATTACCAAAACAACGTCCTTTGCAACCAGCAGCTTTCAAATTCGTTGCCCAAAAACTCTTTCACATACAGG GCAACTTGGAAACATGCTATTGAGAAAGCCAAAGCCATGCCAGATCCTTGGGCAGAGTTCCATCTGGAGGAAATTGAGAAAGAGCACTGCACTCGATACAG ATACAATGCGATTACTGGTGAATGGGCAAAAGATGACATATTTATCAAGGTTTCCTCTCAG CCATTTGGAAAAGGAGCAATGAGGGAATGCTACAGAGC GAAGAAGTTGTCTAACTTTTCCCACAGCAGCAACTGGAAATCGGCCTCAAACTACGTGGCTAAGAGATACATGGACACCGTGGACAGAATTGTTTACTTTGAGGATGTGAAGTTACAAATGGTGGCTAAATTATGGGGCGAGGAGTTCAATCGCTACAGGCCTCCCAAAAAG GTTGACATCATGCAGATGTGTGTTGTGGAAATGACTAGTCGCCCTGGGAGCCCTTTGTTTCACCTGGAACACTACATTGAGGGGAAGTACACAAAGTACAACTCCAACTCTGGTTTTGTGAGGGATGATAACATACGCCTTACTCCCCAG GCATTCAGTCATTTCACATTTGAGCGCTCTGGACACCAACTGATAGTGGTGGACATTCAGGGTGTTGGGGACCTTTACACAGACCCTCAGATCCACACTGAGAAGGGGACCGACTTTGGAGATGGCAACCTAG gTGTGCGTGGCATGGCTCTTTTCTTCCACTCTCACCTGTGTAATAAGATCTGTAGGAGTATCAGCCTCACTCGCTTTGACCTGTCCCCTTCTGAAATTGCACAATTGGACCGCACCAACAAAATGCTG CAGTCAGCTCAGACTGTCCTCCGTGGATGTGAAGAACATTGTGGTTCGCCCAGGGTCCGGACGACCTCTCTCGGCCACACACCTGTGCTCCTCACCCGGCTCTCTGAGACTTCCTTGGTTGATGAAAGCAGTGACACAGACTCTGTTCCCTGTTCTCCACTTACTACGGGCATCTCCGCAGGCCGATCATCCATGG GCTGGtcattcatgaatgaaatgaatgatacACATCGAGCTAACGCAGATCACAAG GACTCAGAGAATGGAGGAGACAGTGGATGCCCCAGTGAAAAACGCAGTGAAGGAGACTTAGTCGAACATCACAGTCAG GGTCGTCCCTACTACAACGGACATTACTCAGAATCGGATGAGGACAGTGTTCGTCGG CTGACAGATGAAAAATGGAGTTTTTACCATTCATCTCGCTCCCACATACACAGACCCTCCTGTGTGGCAATGGAAGTAGAGAGACTGAACTCTATGCTTCTCGAAAAGAAAATTGGTCAATCCATCCTAGGCAAG gtACATCTAGCCGTGGTTAACTACCATGAGGGCGGGCGCTTCTGTGAGAAGGATGAACCATGGGACCAGCTTTCTGCAATGTACCATTTGGAAAGGGCTGCCATGTGTGGGGAGCTTGAGGCCATAGTTGCCCTTGGCCAATGTTACCTTCAGCTGCCACATCACATTCTACCAGAGATCGAATTAGAG GCATCTGAGGAAAACAGCAAGAAGGGTTTCCGCTTTTTGCTGCAGGCTGCTGAGGCAAGAGACCGGCCGAGTATGATTCTAGTAGCACGAGCATTCGACACGGGTTTGAGCCTCTCTTCTGATAG GGTTATGGACTGGAAACAAGCCGTGCACTGGTATGACTCTGCCCTTAAGATGACAGACTACGACGAGGGGGGAGAGTTTGATGGGATAAAGGATGAGCCGCGCTACCTTCTGTTGGCACGATTGGCTGAGATGTACCAGGAGGGAGGGCACAACCTGGATGCAGACCCTCAAAGAGCAG GTGATCTTTTCAATGAGGCTGCTGATGCAGCTATGGAGGCCATGAAGGGCAGACTGGCCAATCAGTACTACATGAAAGCAGAGGAAGCATGGTCTTTGATGGAAGAATGA
- the LOC132122038 gene encoding eukaryotic elongation factor 2 kinase-like isoform X4 codes for MADEELMFSMEELVGSARDGPRNGCAESTRSFQDSNASDDEDDLRICPITDDPISPTKGCFNYQNNVLCNQQLSNSLPKNSFTYRATWKHAIEKAKAMPDPWAEFHLEEIEKEHCTRYRYNAITGEWAKDDIFIKVSSQPFGKGAMRECYRAKKLSNFSHSSNWKSASNYVAKRYMDTVDRIVYFEDVKLQMVAKLWGEEFNRYRPPKKVDIMQMCVVEMTSRPGSPLFHLEHYIEGKYTKYNSNSGFVRDDNIRLTPQAFSHFTFERSGHQLIVVDIQGVGDLYTDPQIHTEKGTDFGDGNLGVRGMALFFHSHLCNKICRSISLTRFDLSPSEIAQLDRTNKMLQSAQTVLRGCEEHCGSPRVRTTSLGHTPVLLTRLSETSLVDESSDTDSVPCSPLTTGISAGRSSMGWSFMNEMNDTHRANADHKDSENGGDSGCPSEKRSEGDLVEHHSQLTDEKWSFYHSSRSHIHRPSCVAMEVERLNSMLLEKKIGQSILGKVHLAVVNYHEGGRFCEKDEPWDQLSAMYHLERAAMCGELEAIVALGQCYLQLPHHILPEIELEASEENSKKGFRFLLQAAEARDRPSMILVARAFDTGLSLSSDRVMDWKQAVHWYDSALKMTDYDEGGEFDGIKDEPRYLLLARLAEMYQEGGHNLDADPQRAGDLFNEAADAAMEAMKGRLANQYYMKAEEAWSLMEE; via the exons ATGGCTGACGAGGAGCTCATGTTTAGTATGGAGGAGCTGGTGGGAAGTGCTCGGGATGGACCTAGGAATGGATGTGCTGAGAGTACACGGTCTTTCCAAGATTCCAATGCAAGCGATGATGAAGATGACCTCCGTATCTGCCCCATCACTGACGACCCCATAAGCCCAACCAAAGGTTGCTTTAATTACCAAAACAACGTCCTTTGCAACCAGCAGCTTTCAAATTCGTTGCCCAAAAACTCTTTCACATACAGG GCAACTTGGAAACATGCTATTGAGAAAGCCAAAGCCATGCCAGATCCTTGGGCAGAGTTCCATCTGGAGGAAATTGAGAAAGAGCACTGCACTCGATACAG ATACAATGCGATTACTGGTGAATGGGCAAAAGATGACATATTTATCAAGGTTTCCTCTCAG CCATTTGGAAAAGGAGCAATGAGGGAATGCTACAGAGC GAAGAAGTTGTCTAACTTTTCCCACAGCAGCAACTGGAAATCGGCCTCAAACTACGTGGCTAAGAGATACATGGACACCGTGGACAGAATTGTTTACTTTGAGGATGTGAAGTTACAAATGGTGGCTAAATTATGGGGCGAGGAGTTCAATCGCTACAGGCCTCCCAAAAAG GTTGACATCATGCAGATGTGTGTTGTGGAAATGACTAGTCGCCCTGGGAGCCCTTTGTTTCACCTGGAACACTACATTGAGGGGAAGTACACAAAGTACAACTCCAACTCTGGTTTTGTGAGGGATGATAACATACGCCTTACTCCCCAG GCATTCAGTCATTTCACATTTGAGCGCTCTGGACACCAACTGATAGTGGTGGACATTCAGGGTGTTGGGGACCTTTACACAGACCCTCAGATCCACACTGAGAAGGGGACCGACTTTGGAGATGGCAACCTAG gTGTGCGTGGCATGGCTCTTTTCTTCCACTCTCACCTGTGTAATAAGATCTGTAGGAGTATCAGCCTCACTCGCTTTGACCTGTCCCCTTCTGAAATTGCACAATTGGACCGCACCAACAAAATGCTG CAGTCAGCTCAGACTGTCCTCCGTGGATGTGAAGAACATTGTGGTTCGCCCAGGGTCCGGACGACCTCTCTCGGCCACACACCTGTGCTCCTCACCCGGCTCTCTGAGACTTCCTTGGTTGATGAAAGCAGTGACACAGACTCTGTTCCCTGTTCTCCACTTACTACGGGCATCTCCGCAGGCCGATCATCCATGG GCTGGtcattcatgaatgaaatgaatgatacACATCGAGCTAACGCAGATCACAAG GACTCAGAGAATGGAGGAGACAGTGGATGCCCCAGTGAAAAACGCAGTGAAGGAGACTTAGTCGAACATCACAGTCAG CTGACAGATGAAAAATGGAGTTTTTACCATTCATCTCGCTCCCACATACACAGACCCTCCTGTGTGGCAATGGAAGTAGAGAGACTGAACTCTATGCTTCTCGAAAAGAAAATTGGTCAATCCATCCTAGGCAAG gtACATCTAGCCGTGGTTAACTACCATGAGGGCGGGCGCTTCTGTGAGAAGGATGAACCATGGGACCAGCTTTCTGCAATGTACCATTTGGAAAGGGCTGCCATGTGTGGGGAGCTTGAGGCCATAGTTGCCCTTGGCCAATGTTACCTTCAGCTGCCACATCACATTCTACCAGAGATCGAATTAGAG GCATCTGAGGAAAACAGCAAGAAGGGTTTCCGCTTTTTGCTGCAGGCTGCTGAGGCAAGAGACCGGCCGAGTATGATTCTAGTAGCACGAGCATTCGACACGGGTTTGAGCCTCTCTTCTGATAG GGTTATGGACTGGAAACAAGCCGTGCACTGGTATGACTCTGCCCTTAAGATGACAGACTACGACGAGGGGGGAGAGTTTGATGGGATAAAGGATGAGCCGCGCTACCTTCTGTTGGCACGATTGGCTGAGATGTACCAGGAGGGAGGGCACAACCTGGATGCAGACCCTCAAAGAGCAG GTGATCTTTTCAATGAGGCTGCTGATGCAGCTATGGAGGCCATGAAGGGCAGACTGGCCAATCAGTACTACATGAAAGCAGAGGAAGCATGGTCTTTGATGGAAGAATGA
- the LOC132122038 gene encoding eukaryotic elongation factor 2 kinase-like isoform X2, producing the protein MADEELMFSMEELVGSARDGPRNGCAESTRSFQDSNASDDEDDLRICPITDDPISPTKGCFNYQNNVLCNQQLSNSLPKNSFTYRNKNEPEQDGHSVRVGSLTEKGRATWKHAIEKAKAMPDPWAEFHLEEIEKEHCTRYRYNAITGEWAKDDIFIKVSSQPFGKGAMRECYRAKKLSNFSHSSNWKSASNYVAKRYMDTVDRIVYFEDVKLQMVAKLWGEEFNRYRPPKKVDIMQMCVVEMTSRPGSPLFHLEHYIEGKYTKYNSNSGFVRDDNIRLTPQAFSHFTFERSGHQLIVVDIQGVGDLYTDPQIHTEKGTDFGDGNLGVRGMALFFHSHLCNKICRSISLTRFDLSPSEIAQLDRTNKMLQSAQTVLRGCEEHCGSPRVRTTSLGHTPVLLTRLSETSLVDESSDTDSVPCSPLTTGISAGRSSMGWSFMNEMNDTHRANADHKDSENGGDSGCPSEKRSEGDLVEHHSQLTDEKWSFYHSSRSHIHRPSCVAMEVERLNSMLLEKKIGQSILGKVHLAVVNYHEGGRFCEKDEPWDQLSAMYHLERAAMCGELEAIVALGQCYLQLPHHILPEIELEASEENSKKGFRFLLQAAEARDRPSMILVARAFDTGLSLSSDRVMDWKQAVHWYDSALKMTDYDEGGEFDGIKDEPRYLLLARLAEMYQEGGHNLDADPQRAGDLFNEAADAAMEAMKGRLANQYYMKAEEAWSLMEE; encoded by the exons ATGGCTGACGAGGAGCTCATGTTTAGTATGGAGGAGCTGGTGGGAAGTGCTCGGGATGGACCTAGGAATGGATGTGCTGAGAGTACACGGTCTTTCCAAGATTCCAATGCAAGCGATGATGAAGATGACCTCCGTATCTGCCCCATCACTGACGACCCCATAAGCCCAACCAAAGGTTGCTTTAATTACCAAAACAACGTCCTTTGCAACCAGCAGCTTTCAAATTCGTTGCCCAAAAACTCTTTCACATACAGG AACAAAAATGAACCCGAGCAGGATGGGCACTCTGTCAGGGTTGGCTCTTTAACTGAGAAAGGCCGG GCAACTTGGAAACATGCTATTGAGAAAGCCAAAGCCATGCCAGATCCTTGGGCAGAGTTCCATCTGGAGGAAATTGAGAAAGAGCACTGCACTCGATACAG ATACAATGCGATTACTGGTGAATGGGCAAAAGATGACATATTTATCAAGGTTTCCTCTCAG CCATTTGGAAAAGGAGCAATGAGGGAATGCTACAGAGC GAAGAAGTTGTCTAACTTTTCCCACAGCAGCAACTGGAAATCGGCCTCAAACTACGTGGCTAAGAGATACATGGACACCGTGGACAGAATTGTTTACTTTGAGGATGTGAAGTTACAAATGGTGGCTAAATTATGGGGCGAGGAGTTCAATCGCTACAGGCCTCCCAAAAAG GTTGACATCATGCAGATGTGTGTTGTGGAAATGACTAGTCGCCCTGGGAGCCCTTTGTTTCACCTGGAACACTACATTGAGGGGAAGTACACAAAGTACAACTCCAACTCTGGTTTTGTGAGGGATGATAACATACGCCTTACTCCCCAG GCATTCAGTCATTTCACATTTGAGCGCTCTGGACACCAACTGATAGTGGTGGACATTCAGGGTGTTGGGGACCTTTACACAGACCCTCAGATCCACACTGAGAAGGGGACCGACTTTGGAGATGGCAACCTAG gTGTGCGTGGCATGGCTCTTTTCTTCCACTCTCACCTGTGTAATAAGATCTGTAGGAGTATCAGCCTCACTCGCTTTGACCTGTCCCCTTCTGAAATTGCACAATTGGACCGCACCAACAAAATGCTG CAGTCAGCTCAGACTGTCCTCCGTGGATGTGAAGAACATTGTGGTTCGCCCAGGGTCCGGACGACCTCTCTCGGCCACACACCTGTGCTCCTCACCCGGCTCTCTGAGACTTCCTTGGTTGATGAAAGCAGTGACACAGACTCTGTTCCCTGTTCTCCACTTACTACGGGCATCTCCGCAGGCCGATCATCCATGG GCTGGtcattcatgaatgaaatgaatgatacACATCGAGCTAACGCAGATCACAAG GACTCAGAGAATGGAGGAGACAGTGGATGCCCCAGTGAAAAACGCAGTGAAGGAGACTTAGTCGAACATCACAGTCAG CTGACAGATGAAAAATGGAGTTTTTACCATTCATCTCGCTCCCACATACACAGACCCTCCTGTGTGGCAATGGAAGTAGAGAGACTGAACTCTATGCTTCTCGAAAAGAAAATTGGTCAATCCATCCTAGGCAAG gtACATCTAGCCGTGGTTAACTACCATGAGGGCGGGCGCTTCTGTGAGAAGGATGAACCATGGGACCAGCTTTCTGCAATGTACCATTTGGAAAGGGCTGCCATGTGTGGGGAGCTTGAGGCCATAGTTGCCCTTGGCCAATGTTACCTTCAGCTGCCACATCACATTCTACCAGAGATCGAATTAGAG GCATCTGAGGAAAACAGCAAGAAGGGTTTCCGCTTTTTGCTGCAGGCTGCTGAGGCAAGAGACCGGCCGAGTATGATTCTAGTAGCACGAGCATTCGACACGGGTTTGAGCCTCTCTTCTGATAG GGTTATGGACTGGAAACAAGCCGTGCACTGGTATGACTCTGCCCTTAAGATGACAGACTACGACGAGGGGGGAGAGTTTGATGGGATAAAGGATGAGCCGCGCTACCTTCTGTTGGCACGATTGGCTGAGATGTACCAGGAGGGAGGGCACAACCTGGATGCAGACCCTCAAAGAGCAG GTGATCTTTTCAATGAGGCTGCTGATGCAGCTATGGAGGCCATGAAGGGCAGACTGGCCAATCAGTACTACATGAAAGCAGAGGAAGCATGGTCTTTGATGGAAGAATGA
- the LOC132122038 gene encoding eukaryotic elongation factor 2 kinase-like isoform X1 gives MADEELMFSMEELVGSARDGPRNGCAESTRSFQDSNASDDEDDLRICPITDDPISPTKGCFNYQNNVLCNQQLSNSLPKNSFTYRNKNEPEQDGHSVRVGSLTEKGRATWKHAIEKAKAMPDPWAEFHLEEIEKEHCTRYRYNAITGEWAKDDIFIKVSSQPFGKGAMRECYRAKKLSNFSHSSNWKSASNYVAKRYMDTVDRIVYFEDVKLQMVAKLWGEEFNRYRPPKKVDIMQMCVVEMTSRPGSPLFHLEHYIEGKYTKYNSNSGFVRDDNIRLTPQAFSHFTFERSGHQLIVVDIQGVGDLYTDPQIHTEKGTDFGDGNLGVRGMALFFHSHLCNKICRSISLTRFDLSPSEIAQLDRTNKMLQSAQTVLRGCEEHCGSPRVRTTSLGHTPVLLTRLSETSLVDESSDTDSVPCSPLTTGISAGRSSMGWSFMNEMNDTHRANADHKDSENGGDSGCPSEKRSEGDLVEHHSQGRPYYNGHYSESDEDSVRRLTDEKWSFYHSSRSHIHRPSCVAMEVERLNSMLLEKKIGQSILGKVHLAVVNYHEGGRFCEKDEPWDQLSAMYHLERAAMCGELEAIVALGQCYLQLPHHILPEIELEASEENSKKGFRFLLQAAEARDRPSMILVARAFDTGLSLSSDRVMDWKQAVHWYDSALKMTDYDEGGEFDGIKDEPRYLLLARLAEMYQEGGHNLDADPQRAGDLFNEAADAAMEAMKGRLANQYYMKAEEAWSLMEE, from the exons ATGGCTGACGAGGAGCTCATGTTTAGTATGGAGGAGCTGGTGGGAAGTGCTCGGGATGGACCTAGGAATGGATGTGCTGAGAGTACACGGTCTTTCCAAGATTCCAATGCAAGCGATGATGAAGATGACCTCCGTATCTGCCCCATCACTGACGACCCCATAAGCCCAACCAAAGGTTGCTTTAATTACCAAAACAACGTCCTTTGCAACCAGCAGCTTTCAAATTCGTTGCCCAAAAACTCTTTCACATACAGG AACAAAAATGAACCCGAGCAGGATGGGCACTCTGTCAGGGTTGGCTCTTTAACTGAGAAAGGCCGG GCAACTTGGAAACATGCTATTGAGAAAGCCAAAGCCATGCCAGATCCTTGGGCAGAGTTCCATCTGGAGGAAATTGAGAAAGAGCACTGCACTCGATACAG ATACAATGCGATTACTGGTGAATGGGCAAAAGATGACATATTTATCAAGGTTTCCTCTCAG CCATTTGGAAAAGGAGCAATGAGGGAATGCTACAGAGC GAAGAAGTTGTCTAACTTTTCCCACAGCAGCAACTGGAAATCGGCCTCAAACTACGTGGCTAAGAGATACATGGACACCGTGGACAGAATTGTTTACTTTGAGGATGTGAAGTTACAAATGGTGGCTAAATTATGGGGCGAGGAGTTCAATCGCTACAGGCCTCCCAAAAAG GTTGACATCATGCAGATGTGTGTTGTGGAAATGACTAGTCGCCCTGGGAGCCCTTTGTTTCACCTGGAACACTACATTGAGGGGAAGTACACAAAGTACAACTCCAACTCTGGTTTTGTGAGGGATGATAACATACGCCTTACTCCCCAG GCATTCAGTCATTTCACATTTGAGCGCTCTGGACACCAACTGATAGTGGTGGACATTCAGGGTGTTGGGGACCTTTACACAGACCCTCAGATCCACACTGAGAAGGGGACCGACTTTGGAGATGGCAACCTAG gTGTGCGTGGCATGGCTCTTTTCTTCCACTCTCACCTGTGTAATAAGATCTGTAGGAGTATCAGCCTCACTCGCTTTGACCTGTCCCCTTCTGAAATTGCACAATTGGACCGCACCAACAAAATGCTG CAGTCAGCTCAGACTGTCCTCCGTGGATGTGAAGAACATTGTGGTTCGCCCAGGGTCCGGACGACCTCTCTCGGCCACACACCTGTGCTCCTCACCCGGCTCTCTGAGACTTCCTTGGTTGATGAAAGCAGTGACACAGACTCTGTTCCCTGTTCTCCACTTACTACGGGCATCTCCGCAGGCCGATCATCCATGG GCTGGtcattcatgaatgaaatgaatgatacACATCGAGCTAACGCAGATCACAAG GACTCAGAGAATGGAGGAGACAGTGGATGCCCCAGTGAAAAACGCAGTGAAGGAGACTTAGTCGAACATCACAGTCAG GGTCGTCCCTACTACAACGGACATTACTCAGAATCGGATGAGGACAGTGTTCGTCGG CTGACAGATGAAAAATGGAGTTTTTACCATTCATCTCGCTCCCACATACACAGACCCTCCTGTGTGGCAATGGAAGTAGAGAGACTGAACTCTATGCTTCTCGAAAAGAAAATTGGTCAATCCATCCTAGGCAAG gtACATCTAGCCGTGGTTAACTACCATGAGGGCGGGCGCTTCTGTGAGAAGGATGAACCATGGGACCAGCTTTCTGCAATGTACCATTTGGAAAGGGCTGCCATGTGTGGGGAGCTTGAGGCCATAGTTGCCCTTGGCCAATGTTACCTTCAGCTGCCACATCACATTCTACCAGAGATCGAATTAGAG GCATCTGAGGAAAACAGCAAGAAGGGTTTCCGCTTTTTGCTGCAGGCTGCTGAGGCAAGAGACCGGCCGAGTATGATTCTAGTAGCACGAGCATTCGACACGGGTTTGAGCCTCTCTTCTGATAG GGTTATGGACTGGAAACAAGCCGTGCACTGGTATGACTCTGCCCTTAAGATGACAGACTACGACGAGGGGGGAGAGTTTGATGGGATAAAGGATGAGCCGCGCTACCTTCTGTTGGCACGATTGGCTGAGATGTACCAGGAGGGAGGGCACAACCTGGATGCAGACCCTCAAAGAGCAG GTGATCTTTTCAATGAGGCTGCTGATGCAGCTATGGAGGCCATGAAGGGCAGACTGGCCAATCAGTACTACATGAAAGCAGAGGAAGCATGGTCTTTGATGGAAGAATGA